The following coding sequences lie in one Oncorhynchus tshawytscha isolate Ot180627B unplaced genomic scaffold, Otsh_v2.0 Un_scaffold_328_pilon_pilon, whole genome shotgun sequence genomic window:
- the LOC112241678 gene encoding zinc finger protein 436 — translation MSSLSYSPLAKEEDIYWTEKGALELNIVVKEEDDNITVKEEEAFRIKQEEITPTEEQEDVVLKKEEDLFGVKEEEGIEAVTVEEEEVEAFRIKQEEDEDVVVEEPFREEEDDISMKVKDEDVLGVKEEEGEEEETEDLINTKERPDSEEPETSEPTRRHHCSQCGKSFNHLGNLKNHKRTHAEKKSYNCSQCGMSFTRLGNLKSHERIHTGDKPYHCFQCGKRFIEPAQLKVHWRKHTGEKPFQCSQCGNTFSRSGDLKSHERTHTGEKPYHCSHCEKSFSWSGQLKEHKRIHTGEKPFQCSQCGKSFTRIGNLRTHERIHTGAKPFQCSQCGKSFTQLRSLKSHERAHTGE, via the exons ATGAGCTCACTAAGCTACTCGCCCCTTGCTAAAGAAGAAGATATCTACTGGACGGAGAAAGGAGCTCTGGAGCTGAACATTGTCGTAAAAGAAGAAGATGAtaatattacagtgaaagaagaagaagCTTTCAGAATAAAACAGGAGGAAATCACACCGACAGAAGAACAGGAGGATGTTGTCTTGAAAAAAGAGGAAGATCtttttggagtgaaagaggaagaggggatagaggctgtcacagtggaagaggaagaggtagaaGCTTTCAGAATTAaacaggaggaagatgaggatgttGTCGTGGAAGAACCttttagagaggaagaggacgatATCTCAATGAAGGTAAAGGATGAAGATGTTttgggagtgaaagaggaggaaggagaggaagaggagactgaagatctgattaacacca AAGAGAGACCCGACTCAGAGGAACCAGAGACGTCTGAACCAACGAGACGACACcactgttcccagtgtggaaagagttttaaccATTTAGGGAATCTTAAAAACCACAAGAGAACACATGCAGAGAAGAAGTCTTACaactgctctcagtgtggaatGAGTTTTACCCGGTTAGGGAACCTAAAATctcatgagagaatacacacaggagataagccttaccactgcttccagtgtggaaagagatttATCGAGCCAGCACAACTGAAAGTTCATTGGAGAAAACACACAGGGGAAAAACCATTTCaatgctctcagtgtggaaataCATTTTCCCGATCAGGGGACCTGAAATCAcacgagagaacacacacaggggaaaagCCGTACCACTGTTCCCATTGTGAAAAGAGTTTCAGTTGGTCAGGGCAACTGAAAGAGCataagagaatacacacaggtgaaaagCCATTCCAATGCTcgcagtgtggaaagagttttactcgGATTGGGAACCTGAGAacacatgagagaatacacacaggagcgaagcctttccaatgctctcagtgtggaaagagttttacccaaTTAAGGAGCCTGAAAAGTCATGAGAGGGCACACACAGGGGAGTAG